A stretch of the Diadema setosum chromosome 16, eeDiaSeto1, whole genome shotgun sequence genome encodes the following:
- the LOC140239572 gene encoding protein tyrosine phosphatase type IVA 1-like produces MRNHNMSSVRSVRPAPVEIMHKHMRFLIIHNPDKNGMDHFIKELKQRQIKEVVRVCEPTYEASILKQEEIEVIDMAFDDGGVPSTEIIDKWLDLLKVRFRETPRSCVAVHCVAGLGRAPLMVALALMEAGMTYEDAVAFVREKRRGAINAKQLNFLERYKTRLRMKQPKNGKGESCSVM; encoded by the exons ATGAGGAACCACAACATGAGTTCAGTCAGGAGCGTCCGCCCCGCTCCCGTGGAGATAATGCACAAGCACATGCGCTTTCTCATCATCCACAACCCGGACAAGAACGGCATGGACCACTTCATCAAG GAGCTGAAGCAGAGGCAGATTAAGGAGGTAGTGCGTGTGTGCGAGCCTACGTACGAGGCCTCCATCTTGAAACAGGAGGAAATTGAGGTCATT GACATGGCCTTTGATGACGGAGGCGTCCCATCCACCGAGATCATCGACAAGTGGCTGGACCTCCTGAAGGTGCGCTTCCGCGAGACGCCCCGGAGCTGCGTGGCCGTGCACTGCGTGGCCGGCCTTGGCCGCGCCCCGCTCATGGTCGCCCTGGCTCTCATGGAGGCGGGCATGACGTACGAGGACGCGGTGGCCTTTGTGCGAGA GAAGCGTCGCGGCGCCATCAACGCCAAGCAGCTCAACTTTCTGGAGCGCTACAAGACGCGACTGCGCATGAAGCAGCCCAAGAACGGCAAGGGCGAGTCCTGCTCCGTCATGTGA